The genomic interval ACGTGGCTTGCCCTTAAGTCTTATGATGAGCCCTTGCACTGCATTCCAAGCTATCATGCACCAGTGTCAGTTTTCTGGCTTGGGGTAAGAGCTGTGGCCACAGGAGGAGAAAGGAATCTCTACTATTAAGATGCATTGTGTTTTAAAGATATATGTAAGTTTCAGATTTTACAAAAACTAAAGAATTTACACCTATATACCTTGTGATCTTATCATATGTCTGAGGGTTCTTTAGGGCCATATtcaaaaagagagggaggggagacaggaaaggagaaaaaaataaaactttttggaaactattattattatttactattaagGAATCTACTTGTATGACTACCATGAATCCCAGACTGGGTTAACAGTGAAAAGTTCTGGAGGTAACTACACCCCACTCTGGACAGAAGACTGTGGTTATAACCACAGTCTTCTCTCTCTACCTCAAATAAAAGCCCAGCTGCATGAGTCCTCCATCTCTGAAGTCCTCTTCATGGAAGATGCCAAAGCCAGCTGTGTGAGAGGTTTTATCAGAGGAGAGGACGACTTTGTCCTCCCAGAAGACAAACCCTCTGCTTTCTGAGGCAGGTAGCAACCCCAAACCTGCGCAGGCCTCAATTCTTGGAGATTTTCGGAatgcactaaaaccattaactctGATTAATTTCATGCTTGCTATTATATTAACAAATGTTTACTTTTCACTATAACATTCTCACATAAAAACACCCCACTACGTTTCACAATGTCAACTGAGCTTCGTGTAAAATGGTGTTAAGAAAAACTCAAAACTTGTAAATGGTACACAAGTATGTCCCGTAAAGTCATGCTGAAGCCTTTGTTAAGCTCTGCCTGAACAAATTCTAGCTCCAGGCTATGcagtattgtattcttttttttttttttgtattggaaacaatttattaggaaaaaataataatatgttattttttaataacaattttgATAAATACAAATGTTGAGAAATCAGAGTGTATAGAGAGCATATTGGTTATTTGGGAAATTGTATCATAAAATGGATGGGCTCCACACATTCTTCGATGTACTTGAAAAAAAGAGTGCTAATTCAGTTTGGGCTGTTGTCACAAAGTACCATAAACGGGACGGGGTGGGggcttgtaaacaacagaaatgtatttctcagtcctggaggctggaagtctgagatctagGTGCCGGGATCATCGccttctggtgaggactctcttccggGTTGCAGACTGTCAGCTTCTCATTGTGTCCGGCTGTTCGGCCACGTCCCAGTCGAGCAGCGGTAGGTCAGTGGAGCGGAGTCGGCCCGGGTCTCCTCCACCCTGAGGAGGGGTCGACCGGCACCGCGCACGAAGCGGCCCTGGCGGGAGGGAGACCAGGGGGGAGGGGGCCGGTGGGGAGCTTGACTCGCAGTCACTTCCGAGGGGACGCTGAGCCGCCAGAGCTGGGGGCTGACTGGCCTCGGCACTCCAACGAGGGGGTGGTCAGGAAGGAGGGACGCTGTCCCTGGGGCCCAGTATTTACAATTAATTAGGGCCCAGCTCAGTAGAGTTGAGACTGGCTATTAAAAACAAGTATGAATTACAGATCACTTGTCCCATTAGGATGCAAAACAATTCGTTTCAACATGAGATAGTACTAAAGGAGTGGTTTAAATGATCTTGTAGGTCACCAACTAGATTTGCACCTAAACTTTCAACATTTACCAAGTATTATTGTACCATTATCTTTTTCTGAGGGTTAACAACTGAGGACTTACAGCATTGATTACTTAATTACTTGTGATACAAGGTCTCTCTATATCATTTTTACTTAGCTAAAGAGTACTTTGATTACTTTAAAGAGTATGATTAGTTTGCATTTCATAGAAAATACATCTTCTAAGTTGACAAAATGTGATGAGAATCATTTTCAAAAACCTGCTTAAATAAGGAAAATGTAAGCCCTTTTAATGAATACGTGGGTGGCTCTGAAAAGAGCCTTTGGTTAAGATTGATTCCTCAAAGATCAAGAATTTGAATACTGCAGTTTACTTGCCCTTGGCCTTGTGGTGGCTCTCAGTCTTCTTAGGCAGCAGCACGGCCTGGATGTTGGGCAGGACGCCGCCCTGAGCGATTGTGACTTTGCCCAGCAGCTTGTTGAGCTCCTCGTCGTTGCGGATAGCCAGCTGCAAATGACGCGGAATGATACGCGTCTTCTTGTTGTCGCGGGCCGCGTTGCCCGCCAGCTCCAAGATCTCGGCCGTCAGGTACTCCAGCACCGCCGCCAGGTACACCGGCGCGCCGGCCCCAACCCGCTCGGCGTAGTTGCCCTTCCGGAGCAGGCGGTGCACTCGGCCcacaggaaactgaagcccagccCGAGAAGAACGGGTCTTAGCCTTGGCACGAGCCTTCCCACCTTGTTTTCCGCGTCCCGACATCTCATCAATCTAATCAAGGTGCTTAGCGAAGAAGCAGCGAAACGAAAGTACAAATTTTCTTAACAAATGAGAAGCAATTATACTTCGAAGCCGAATTGTAAATTACACTGTTTGATTGGTTAAAAGGGTCTAAAAGCTTGCAACCAATTAAAAAGGAGACCTGCTGTCACATAATTTGCATACCACCGAACAACGTGGAAAATTTATCCAATCAAAGTGTAAAGTTTTAAATACCATATTTGCATACTAGCTCTACAAATATCCTGAGTGATGTTTCCAcgccatacttttttctttaacttggCGTGCTGTTCATCATGCCTGAGCCGGCCAAGTCCGTTCCCGCCCCGAAGAAGGGCTCCAAGAAAGCGGTGACCAAAGCCCAGAAGAAAGATGGCAAGAAGCGCAAGCGCAGCCGCAAGGAGAGCTATTCTGTGTACGTGTACAAGGTCCTGAAGCAGGTCCACCCGGACACTGGCATCTCGTCCAAGGCCATGGGCATCATGAACTCCTTCGTCAATGACATCTTCGAGCGCATCGCGGGCGAGGCGTCGCGCCTGGCACATTACAACAAGCGCTCGACCATCACGTCCAGGGAGATCCAGACGGCCGTGCGCCTGCTGCTGCCTGGGGAGCTGGCCAAGCACGCCGTGTCCGAGGGCACCAAGGCTGTCACCAAGTACACCAGCTCCAAGTGACCCCAGCAAAAAAGTACTTTTCGTGGTTAGTCTCAAAGGCTCTTTTAAGAGCCACCCACTTTTTCAGCACAGGAGCTGTAATGATTCGTCTCTAATATAACTGCGATAATagactcaattttattttattgaaacgAACTTGTTGCTGTATGGTGCTAACACTTGAAGTACACAACAtattgttatgaaaataaaatatgtatttactttCTAGGTAAATGGTAGCATAGCCTTCTCTTGCTTTCACTGCTCACTTTGGCTACAAGGCTAGCCAAGTGTGGACATGTAAGTATCATTTGAACTGCTGTGATGTGTGCTCTACGAACTGACTCCATGAAAAGTGAAGATTTAAGAAATCCTCTTAAATCCTTGGCAATGCCTTGTTAGTGCTGTGTGGTAGTAAGAAGAATATGTACATGCATTCGATTTGAATAAAGCAATATAACTTTTCTATATTAATGGGAGCAGCACAGTTAATGTGCATAGAAATTGAAAAACGAATATCACTGGTTCCAGGATAGGACCATTTAATTGTAAGGAGAATTTTTCCAAGGTTTGGCTAATGAAAAGTTAGACCATTGCCGAACCCACTGGCAGTTCAGGAAAGAAATacccttaaaatattttggtGCCTCCTCTCCCTTAAATTATGTTATTTTCTCTCAGGGTGGATGTTATGATTATTTTGCcctagtcagaaaaaaaaaaaaactttttaagtgaaaataattcATACCACCACTCTTCTGtcctatgtatacatgtataacagTCATGAAAATTGACACTTTTCTCATAATCACAAACCTGCTTAAGTTTATAAACTGCAATAAATGGCATCCCATATGGAACAAATACTAAGAATGTATTTACAACATATTTTTAGGATTTCAACCCTGGTAGGAAAAAAGTACTAATAGTCTATAATCTTGTGTAATTAATGACTACCAGGCTTCCCATTCCCAACACAACACATAAATATGCACACACAACATACACCAAAAAATGCATAAACATTCAAACAATACATataaagaacaaaagcaaaaattttttttaatgtaaaagaatgaaaactaaaaataacagaTAGCTGTATTTGAGAGTTTATGTTATTGTAAACAGTCAATTTTTGCTTTCTGTAGTCCCAGAGGTAAACATCTACACCAGGTCTATATGAGCTTTAGGGGAGTATATGAAATCCAAGAAattacatacagtagtgtgtcCATATGTTCGTCTTCCCACCAGAACAGAAAGTATATAGCATTCTGTTAAATTCTAAAAATACTGTCACTTACTGTGCTAGGCAGAATGATGCCTCCCCACTTACGTCTACCTTTTAATCTCTGGagtctgtgaatatgttaggatACATAACAAATGGGAATTAAGGTGGCAGATGGCACTGACTTTAAATAGGATtatcctagggaattccctggaggtccagcggttagggctccgtgcttccactgcaggggacatgggttcaatccctgttcggggaattaagatcccgcttGCTGTGcttggccaaataaataaataggattaTCCTAGATAATCCAAGTGAACCCAATATAATTACAAGGGCCCTTAACAATGGAAGAGGGAATCAGAGTACAGAACCAGAGATGGCAATGTGAGAAGAATTTGGCCAGATACTGCTGGCTTTCAAATCTAGCAAAGGGCTGTGAGCCAAGGAACAAGGAAAATCCTCCAGGAGCTGGAAAAGACAGGAAACAGATTTCCACTGTTAGGCCCAAGCCCTCTGACACCATTTTAGTTCAATGAAATTCATTTCAGAATATTGATCTAAAGaaccataaaattataaatgtattgtTGTAAGCCACTgtatttgtgataatttgtcagACCACCAATTGAAAAGGCACTCACGTTTAAGAATTATTGATTAATGTATTCAATGAGCTTTAAGATTATAACTACATATGTTTAAATTTAagtgtaaatataaaaatgactatAGATAGAAGTAAATTCTTCCTAAAGTTGCAGGCTCACGTAATTttgacattgttttaattttaacagaggcaatttacatttcattttttttcttcaatttttatttacttttggctgcgttgggtcttcgctgccgcgggctgcgcgtgggctttctctagttgcggtgatcgGCGGCTAcgctttgttgctgtgcgcaggcttctcattgcggtggcttctcttgttgcagagcacgtaggtttcggtagttgtggctcacaggctctagagttcaggctcaggctcagtagttgtggtgcacgggcttggttcCTCCGTGTAGGATCTTAcaggaccggggctcaaacccgtgtctcctgcagtgagaggcggattcttaaccactgagccaccagggaagtcccctatgtttccttttctgctaGTGTGTCTAGGGTGTCTGATTTTAACAGCAGAAAGTCTAATTTCATGGAGCAGcactttgttcattcattatAGTATTATTACTTCTGATTATAATACTATATCAAAAAGCTTGTCTTCATTATATGTAAAGTGTAGGAGTAATGGGAAAATTTACCTCATAATGTCCATAAATAACTTCATGAATTGCAAATCAAATTGTAATGTTTGCTTTCATTGTAACTACTGCATTTGTTTAGACAAAACTGTCAATGAGTTGGTTTCAGTaatatccttttttgtttgttttttgttttgtttttggccgtaCCACGCGGCTTCTGGGATCTttattccccgaccagggattgaaccaggggtCAAGGCAGTTGGAAGCGCAGATACCTAACCATTGGACAGCCTGGGAACTCCTAtaacattctctctttctctcttttttttttaataaatttattttattttatttttggctgctttgggtcttcaccgctgcacgcgggcttttctctggttgtggcgagggggactactcctcgttgcggtgcgcgggcctcttattGTGGTGgattttcttgttgcagagcacgggctctagtagttgtgacacacgggctcagtagttgtggctcgcgggctctagagcgcaggctcagtagttgtggcacactggcttagttgctccgaggcatgtgagatcttcctggaccagggctctaacccgtgtcccctgcatttggcaggcggatttcctaaccactgcgccaccagggaagcccaacattctcatttttaaagtaaggaaCAGAGGCTGTGAGAACCAAAGATTATTTACCTCACAGAACTCAAATTCCAACCAATGTCTTCTGATGCAATTTTCTTTCCAAGATGTCTAGATAGAATTCAAAAACACTTCACATGTACAGATTTCTCAACACTTTAGGAAGTATTTTTGCATGAATTACCTCCTCTCCCAGCACTAGGCTACATCCCTTTTCTTGGTGcatttcttattcatctttcatGATGTGTCCCGAATCAGCCAAAAAGGAAGACATGGTTAGGCTAGGAGATGAAGCTCCAGATCCCAAAGGCCTGCATGCTGCACTCCAATTCGACTCACTTCTTTTGTCTCCTGGAATAAATGCTTTACCTACCTGGGAGAACTGATGGTGATAAACCCTTCCGAGATCGACAGTAAGGAAAATGTATGATCATCAAAGTGCCTGATGCTGAAACGAAGTGAAATAAGCAAAAGGTTTAAATCAAGGGAGACTTGACACCATGCATTAGTCAGTGTcgtcaggaaaagagaaaactcttggttatttttacaaagataatttaataaaagttGCACAGGTTTTGGAAGGAAGAGCAAAACCCGAGCTGAAGTGTTTCAGAAACAACTGAAACTGGACCACATATAGGGGTCTGGGCACACTGGAGAAGGCAGAGGTACTAGAATGTCGAAGTTTGGAGCGGAGGCCGGGTGGAGGTAAGGCTCTGAATTCTGTGGGGTGGGGCATGATTCTGGGAGTGTAGGATCCATTCTGGGGAAAGGGCCGGAGGAAGCTGGGAACTGAAACCAATTCCTGGTACCAGAGCGCCAAACCATGGCTAGGATGGAAGAGTTCCGTTTCCTAATCCCACCCAGCCAGCCTCCCTTGCTTTTGTAATTGAAAATAAGGCGTGGTGGACAGAAACTCTTGGCTTTTTTAGTATAGAATATAGGAAGGTTTGGGAAAGAGGTGAAACAGAAAGAGCCTGTTTTAATAAGCACAAGGGCTTCTCTATACATAGGCTTATTTGCAGAAACAACTCAGCCAACTCCAGTATCTAACTGCGTTTAGATAACATGCCCAAAACGGGCAACAAGAGGGAATCACAACTCCTCACATGAAAATGTAAGTGGCTCTGAAAAGAGCCTTTGTTTTAACAGAACCTATAAGCATTTACTTGGAGCTGGTGTACTTGGTGACAGCCTTGGTGCCTTCAGAC from Delphinus delphis chromosome 10, mDelDel1.2, whole genome shotgun sequence carries:
- the LOC132432727 gene encoding histone H2A type 1; its protein translation is MSGRGKQGGKARAKAKTRSSRAGLQFPVGRVHRLLRKGNYAERVGAGAPVYLAAVLEYLTAEILELAGNAARDNKKTRIIPRHLQLAIRNDEELNKLLGKVTIAQGGVLPNIQAVLLPKKTESHHKAKGK
- the LOC132432743 gene encoding histone H2B type 1-C/E/F/G/I-like → MPEPAKSVPAPKKGSKKAVTKAQKKDGKKRKRSRKESYSVYVYKVLKQVHPDTGISSKAMGIMNSFVNDIFERIAGEASRLAHYNKRSTITSREIQTAVRLLLPGELAKHAVSEGTKAVTKYTSSK